One Anopheles marshallii chromosome 3, idAnoMarsDA_429_01, whole genome shotgun sequence genomic region harbors:
- the LOC128712334 gene encoding chitinase-3-like protein 1, with product MPRKPIFGFYDSWARFRNGRGKCDVADIGNSLNLCTHLIYAYADLDHSGSVDHQDENERRSMRQFNDLRNRNPNLKTLVSFGGARHSGTFSSVAANSQQRATFARNVRSFCATYGFNGVNIYWQFPTSDRDRANLVQLLAALSSELHGNGLLLAASVGVNREYDVAGVARHVDYILLNTFDYNGAWDSYTGHNAPLYCAQVESDYQRKLNVKESVDYWVRGGAPRSKLIVGLAAYGRTFTLANSGIHGTRADATGAGRAGVFTQEAGILAYHEVQDDFGPDHIWDKEQCVPYAVLGDQWVTYDNPRSIQLKCEYIQSEGLGGAMMWTIDQDEFQQGFTLLRTAAQCL from the exons ATGCCGCGCA AACCCATTTTTGGATTTTACGATTCGTGGGCACGGTTTCGCAATGGGAGAGGTAAGTGCGATGTGGCTGACATCGGCAACAGTTTGAACCTGTGCACCCATCTAATCTACGCATACGCGGACCTGGATCACAGTGGATCGGTTGACCATCAGGATGAGAACGAGCGGAGGTCGATGCGTCAGTTCAACGATTTGCGCAACCGAAATCCCAATCTGAAAACGCTCGTATCTTTCGGTGGCGCACGTCACAGCGGAACCTTTTCCAGTGTGGCCGCAAACTCGCAGCAGAGGGCAACATTTGCTAGAAATGTGCGCAGCTTTTGTGCCACCTACGGTTTCAATGGCGTCAACATCTATTGGCAGTTTCCAACGAGTGACCGTGATCGTGCCAACCTTGTGCAGCTGCTCGCCGCACTATCGTCCGAGCTGCACGGTAACGGACTGTTGCTAGCCGCTTCGGTTGGTGTGAACCGTGAGTATGACGTGGCCGGTGTTGCGCGTCATGTGGACTACATCCTTCTAAACACGTTCGATTACAACGGTGCGTGGGATAGCTATACGGGCCATAATGCACCGCTCTACTGTGCACAGGTAGAATCGGACTACCAGAGAAAACTGAACGTTAAGGAGAGTGTCGACTATTGGGTCCGAGGTGGTGCTCCACGGTCGAAGCTGATCGTTGGATTAGCTGCATATGGGCGCACGTTTACCCTGGCCAACAGCGGTATTCACGGAACGCGAGCGGATGCTACAGGTGCGGGTCGAGCGGGAGTATTCACACAAGAAGCAGGAATATTAGCGTACCACGAAGTGCAGGACGACTTTGGCCCGGATCACATTTGGGACAAGGAACAGTGCGTACCTTACGCGGTGTTAGGCGATCAATGGGTAACCTACGATAACCCGCGGAGTATTCAACTGAAGTGTGAATATATTCAAAGCGAAGGTCTCGGTGGAGCAATGATGTGGACCATTGATCAGGACGAGTTCCAGCAGGGATTCACGCTGCTGCGTACTGCTGCTCAATGTTTGTAG